One genomic region from Rosa rugosa chromosome 1, drRosRugo1.1, whole genome shotgun sequence encodes:
- the LOC133725207 gene encoding uncharacterized protein LOC133725207, whose protein sequence is MGASPSKRVKSSFSNSPEFNSACDSAFSHCLSLTEHGFDGVFPFQLATASDHLYQNLQAGPHPHPLILRWVPSPPTRPQVDSALRAVVPRESKTTTTLGPAQFKQWAVELFAGAVVGNARKALMVRVPIGVAGIAGLGAASRSGKDIVGTAIGVYALGVATAIYLGLQ, encoded by the coding sequence ATGGGGGCCTCTCCGTCAAAACGAGTCAAGTCGTCCTTTTCCAACTCGCCCGAGTTCAACTCAGCCTGCGACTCGGCCTTCAGCCACTGCCTCTCTCTGACCGAGCACGGCTTCGACGGCGTCTTCCCCTTCCAGCTCGCCACCGCCTCCGACCATCTCTACCAAAACCTCCAGGCCGGGCCCCACCCCCACCCTCTCATCCTCAGGTGGGTCCCTTCTCCCCCGACTCGCCCCCAGGTCGACTCCGCTCTCAGGGCCGTCGTCCCTCGCGAGTCCAAGACGACGACGACACTCGGCCCGGCCCAGTTCAAGCAGTGGGCCGTCGAGCTCTTCGCCGGCGCCGTCGTCGGCAACGCTCGCAAAGCCCTCATGGTTCGGGTCCCCATCGGCGTCGCTGGGATTGCTGGCTTGGGGGCCGCCAGTCGCTCCGGTAAGGACATTGTTGGAACCGCGATTGGGGTGTACGCGCTTGGCGTTGCCACCGCCATTTATCTCGGTTTACAGTAG